A genome region from Thermomonospora amylolytica includes the following:
- a CDS encoding LamB/YcsF family protein, producing the protein MAVMDINADLGEGFGAWTLGDDAALLQIVTSANVACGFHAGDPVIMRRVCRAAVAGGVAIGAQVSYRDLAGFGRREIDMAPEELTADVLYQLAALDGIARASGGRVSYVKPHGALYNRIARDAEQARAVVAAVREYDPSLPVLTLPGSAVHEVADGLTVVAECFADRAYTPEGRLVPRREPGAVVHDEGLVIERAVRMAVDGVVTAIDGTDVPVNARSVCVHGDTPGAVGLARAVRRALVDAGVEVRAFAPPR; encoded by the coding sequence ATGGCGGTCATGGACATCAACGCCGACCTCGGCGAGGGGTTCGGCGCATGGACGCTGGGCGACGACGCGGCCCTGCTGCAGATCGTCACCAGCGCCAACGTGGCCTGCGGATTCCACGCCGGCGACCCGGTGATCATGCGGCGGGTGTGCCGGGCGGCGGTGGCCGGCGGAGTGGCGATCGGGGCACAGGTGTCGTACCGGGACCTGGCCGGGTTCGGGCGGCGGGAGATCGACATGGCGCCCGAGGAGCTGACCGCCGACGTCCTCTACCAGCTGGCGGCGCTGGACGGGATCGCGCGGGCGTCCGGCGGGCGGGTGTCGTACGTCAAGCCGCACGGCGCGCTCTACAACCGGATCGCCCGGGACGCCGAGCAGGCGCGGGCGGTGGTGGCGGCGGTCCGGGAGTACGACCCGTCGCTGCCGGTCCTGACCCTGCCGGGGTCCGCGGTGCACGAGGTGGCGGACGGGCTCACGGTGGTGGCCGAGTGCTTCGCCGACCGCGCCTACACGCCGGAGGGCCGGCTGGTGCCCCGTCGTGAACCGGGGGCGGTGGTGCACGACGAGGGCCTGGTGATCGAACGGGCGGTGCGGATGGCGGTGGACGGCGTGGTCACCGCGATCGACGGCACCGACGTGCCGGTGAACGCCCGGTCCGTCTGCGTCCACGGCGACACGCCGGGGGCGGTGGGGCTGGCGCGGGCCGTCCGCAGGGCGCTGGTGGACGCCGGG
- a CDS encoding putative hydro-lyase: MSLPDQPSVLTPTQARALFRTGATTPTTSGWCRGHVQANLLAVPRDLAFDAMLFAHRNPAACPLLEVTDPGDPRPRELAPSADLRTDLPAYRIYEHGTLVAEVGDATAYWRDDLVAFLIGCSFSFEAALAAAGVPVRHLEQGRNVSMYVTDRPCVPAGRLSGPLVVSMRPVPEPLVDTAVEVSSRFAQHHGPPVHVGDPAVLGIADLGRPDFGDPVRAEPGDVPVFWACGVTPQAVCMASKPEFAITHAPGRMFITDHAD, encoded by the coding sequence ATGAGCCTCCCCGACCAGCCGTCCGTGCTGACCCCCACCCAGGCGCGGGCGCTCTTCCGCACCGGCGCGACCACGCCGACGACCAGCGGATGGTGCCGCGGCCATGTCCAGGCCAACCTGCTGGCCGTGCCCCGTGACCTGGCGTTCGACGCGATGCTGTTCGCCCACCGCAACCCGGCGGCGTGCCCGCTGTTGGAGGTGACCGACCCCGGCGACCCCCGCCCGCGCGAGCTGGCCCCGTCCGCGGACCTGCGCACGGACCTGCCGGCGTACCGGATCTACGAGCACGGGACGCTGGTCGCCGAGGTCGGCGACGCGACGGCGTACTGGCGGGACGACCTGGTGGCCTTCCTGATCGGCTGCAGCTTCAGCTTCGAGGCGGCGCTGGCGGCGGCCGGGGTGCCGGTGCGGCATCTGGAGCAGGGCCGGAACGTGTCGATGTACGTCACCGACCGGCCGTGCGTTCCGGCGGGGCGGCTGTCGGGCCCGCTGGTGGTGTCGATGCGGCCGGTGCCCGAGCCGCTGGTGGACACGGCGGTCGAGGTGAGCTCCCGGTTCGCGCAACACCACGGCCCGCCGGTGCACGTGGGCGACCCGGCCGTGCTGGGCATCGCCGACCTGGGCCGGCCCGACTTCGGGGACCCGGTCCGGGCCGAGCCCGGGGACGTGCCGGTGTTCTGGGCGTGCGGGGTGACGCCGCAGGCGGTGTGCATGGCGAGCAAACCGGAGTTCGCGATCACGCACGCGCCGGGCCGGATGTTCATCACCGACCACGCCGACTGA